The nucleotide sequence ATTGATAAAACAAAAAGTTATTAACACATTGTCCACAAAAATGTGGATAATTTATGATAATTATTTCAATATAATAATTAATTTTTATAATATAAAAAAATCAACAGTAATTTCACATGTTATCAACATATTTTCTGTGGATAACTATAATAAATGTTGATAAATAAAATTTACTTAGTATATAATTTTCAACAAAAAAGTTTTATCAATGTAAGATAAATAAAGAATATTGTACATATATATCAAGCAATAGTGTAGTAATATAGATATTGATAGAATTATGTGAAAAAAGATGATATTAAATATAATCAACAAGTTATTCACAAATAATATGTTGATAAATTAGTTGAATTTGCATATTATAATATAAAATATTTTATATTATAATTATCTATAAGTATTAATAATTATGTATGAAAGAAGTGACACTATGAGACTTAAAAATAAAGTTATTTTTTTAATTTTGGGAATTATATTAATAGCAGGTGTTTTTACATATTATTTTAATAATGAAAAATTAACTTCTCAAAAGAAAACTCAGGTTATATCTAAGAATCAAGAGAAAAAGATACCTCAAGAGAATAAAAAGAAAAGAAATAAACCTAGAGAATTCCAAAATACACAACTCATATATAATGATAAATCAATTCCAGTTCTTATGTATCATTCTATAGATTATGAAAAAAATAATGAATTAAGAGTCCCTAAAGAACAATTTAGACAGCAGATGAAATACTTAAAAGATAATGGATATACTACATTAACATTAGATGAGTTTTATAATTTTTTAATAAATAATAAACCAGTTCCCTTAAAATCAATTATCGTAACATTAGATGATGGATATAAGGATAATTATATAAATGCATATAAAATATTAAAAGAATTTGGTTTTAATGCTACCGTTTTTGTGATTACCAGTACTATAGATAAA is from Clostridium fermenticellae and encodes:
- a CDS encoding polysaccharide deacetylase family protein, which codes for MRLKNKVIFLILGIILIAGVFTYYFNNEKLTSQKKTQVISKNQEKKIPQENKKKRNKPREFQNTQLIYNDKSIPVLMYHSIDYEKNNELRVPKEQFRQQMKYLKDNGYTTLTLDEFYNFLINNKPVPLKSIIVTLDDGYKDNYINAYKILKEFGFNATVFVITSTIDKDGSYLTSSELKEMDQNGFDVESHTVNHDKLNELTYEKQYRTLKDSRECIEKILNKQVKYIAYPFGKFNNYTQKATVDAGYIMAFTTNSGWANKGQGTYKLNRVYISANHDINEFIRRITNAKYNLN